Proteins from a genomic interval of Zingiber officinale cultivar Zhangliang chromosome 2A, Zo_v1.1, whole genome shotgun sequence:
- the LOC122041226 gene encoding probable catabolite repression protein creC — protein sequence MSSSSAPVNPQSPGLKTYFKTPEGRYKLQYEKTHPAAVPHYSHGKTVSQLTIAYLKEKPTNQASSTPSTPSSGGVRSAAARLLGAGNGSRALSYVGGNGVSRATSGSSKIGGSVGTSTGSGSSQPVANYDGKGTYLVFNSADTLFISDLNSQDKDPIKAIHFSNSNPVCHAFDSEVKDGHDLIIGLHSGDVYSVSLRQQLQDPGRKLVAAQHYNKDGAVSNSKCTCIAWVPEGDGTFVVGHADGNVYVYEKNKDGTADCSFPIIKDQTQFVVSHARSNKSNPVARWRIFQGSVNSLSFSCDGTCLATVGRDGYLRVFDFAKGQLKFGGKSYYGALLCCTWSSDGKYILTGGEDDLVQVWSTEDRKIVAWGEGHNSWVSGVAFDSHWSAPNSEGTGENVVYRFGSVGQDTQLLLWDLAMDEIVIPLRGPPGGSPTFSSGSHSAHWDSVIPVGSLQPAPRMLDIPKISPQVVHRAHVDPLSGVIFTNESIVTISREGHIRIWMRPGHGENGQSNSSDVVVPTSSLKDRPAAYPIKTSGSSYKHSSSVLFQ from the exons ATGTCGTCTTCGTCCGCCCCCGTGAATCCTCAGTCGCCGGGTCTCAAGACCTACTTTAAGACCCCGGAGGGTCGGTACAAACTGCAGTACGAGAAGACCCACCCAGCCGCTGTTCCGCACTACTCCCACGGCAAGACTGTATCGCAG TTGACTATCGCATATCTCAAGGAGAAACCAACGAACCAGGCTTCGTCTACTCCGTCGACCCCGAGTTCTGGTGGTGTGAGGTCAGCAGCCGCTAGGCTGCTTGGTGCGGGAAATGGAAGCCGGGCGCTCAGCTACGTCGGCGGTAATGGGGTGAGTCGGGCGACATCAGGAAGTAGCAAGATTGGAGGTTCTGTCGGAACCTCAACAGGATCAGGTAGTTCACAGCCGGTGGCTAACTATGATGGGAAGGGCACTTATCTTGTCTTCAACTCGGCCGACACTCTTTTCATCAGCGATCTCAATTCACAAGACAAG GATCCCATCAAGGCCATCCATTTTAGCAATTCTAATCCAGTTTGCCATGCCTTTGATTCAGAGGTGAAGGATGGACATGATCTGATTATTGGTTTGCACTCAGGGGATG TATACTCGGTGTCGTTGAGACAACAACTCCAGGATCCAGGAAGGAAGCTTGTTGCAGCTCAACATTATAATAAAGATGGTGCTGTTAGTAATAG TAAATGCACTTGTATTGCATGGGTTCCAGAAGGTGATGGCACATTTGTTGTTGGTCATGCTGATGGAAATGTATATGTATATGAAAAA AACAAGGATGGAACTGCTGATTGCTCTTTTCCCATCATTAAAGATCAAACTCAATTTGTTGTTTCCCATGCACGGTCAAACAAG AGCAATCCAGTTGCTAGATGGCGAATTTTTCAGGGTTCAGTCAATAGTTTATCTTTTTCATGTGATGGAACATGCTTAGCTACTGTTGGTCGAGATG GTTATTTAAGAGTTTTTGATTTCGCAAAAGGGCAACTAAAATTCGGTGGGAAGAGCTATTATGGTGCCTTGCTATGTTGTACTTGGAG TTCCGATGGCAAATATATTTTAACCGGTGGAGAAGATGATCTAGTGCAAGTTTGGAGTACTGAGGATAGGAAGATAGTAGCATGGGGTGAGGGCCATAATTCATGG GTTAGCGGAGTTGCTTTTGATTCGCATTGGTCAGCGCCAAATTCGGAAGGCACTGGTGAAAATGTCGTCTATCGTTTTGGTTCAGTTGGTCAG GACACACAACTACTGTTGTGGGACCTAGCCATGGATGAAATTGTCATCCCACTTCGTGGTCCTCCTGGTGGTTCACCGACTTTCAGTAGCGGAAGTCATTCTGCCCACTGGGATAGCGTTATCCCTGTGGGCTCCCTCCAGCCTGCTCCGAGAATGCTAGACATCCCTAAAATTTCGCCTCAAGTTGTCCACAGAGCGCATGTTGATCCCCTCTCTGGCGTGATATTTACCAATGAATCTATTGTAACGATTTCAAGGGAGGGGCATATCCGGATTTGGATGCGTCCTGGTCATGGTGAGAATGGTCAATCGAACTCTTCCGATGTGGTTGTTCCCACTTCTAGTCTGAAGGACAGACCTGCTGCATACCCCATCAAGACCAGCGGCTCCAGTTACAAGCATTCGTCCTCAGTTCTTTTCCAATGA